A stretch of the Ptychodera flava strain L36383 chromosome 18, AS_Pfla_20210202, whole genome shotgun sequence genome encodes the following:
- the LOC139116725 gene encoding zinc finger protein 665-like isoform X5, translating to MHELVKPIETLTERMCQQYQDNTLSMKDASIIVQSIMQHGFITLEYDMSNRENSNEDLTPRYEGDHIEDRILHKDSFHMVECNSRNGDNCDGEISTECSKIYMKNSNDGADSLNHSGAQESECEESVKTFTHSIYLKGLAVIPSDLISFQHSECGKTLIHNGNLQTQMLTNSNIRPHKCEECGDLKNHILTHSEIRPHKCGKCGKISERQGHVLNHMLIHACARPHECKEFGQTFTQKGSLKKHMTHSEIRPHKCKECGKTFTQERYLKNHILTHSEIRPHQCGECGKTFKWRSHLLSHMLIHSGVRPHECNECGKTFTHKGNLTEHMMTHSEIRHHQCKECGKTFTQKQRLRMHMLIHFGIRPHKCKGCGKTFTQKGHLKTHMLIHSGVRQHECKECGKTFTEKGSLKRHILTHSGERPHECKECGKTFTQKSNVKKHMLVHSEIRPHECKLCGKTFTEKGSLKRHILTHSGERPHECTECGQTFREKGSLKRHILTHSGERPHECTECGQTFTRNHYLRKHMLIHSGVKQHECTECGKTFTRNHYLRMHMLIHSGVKQHECKECGKTFTEKGSLKRHMLIHSSERPHECKECGQTFREKGSLKSHMLTHSGERPHECTECGKTFTRNHYLRMHMLIHSVVRQNECTECGKTFTRNHYLRMHMLIHSDVR from the exons ATGCATGAACTAGTGAAACCAATAGAGACACTGACTGAAAGGATGTGCCAACAATATCAAGACAATACATTATCAATGAAAG ATGCATCAATTATTGTACAGAGCATCATGCAACATGGCTTTATAACATTGGAATATGACATGTCCAACCGGGAGAACAGCAATGAAGACCTGACTCCAAGATATGAGGGCGATCATATTGAAGACCGAATTTTACACAAAGACTCCTTCCATATGGTTGAGTGCAATTCTCGTAATGGGGACAACTGTGATGGTGAAATCAGCACTGAGTGCAGTAAAATTTATATGAAAAACAGCAATGATGGAGCAGATAGCTTGAACCATTCAGGAGCACAAGAAAGTGAATGTGAAGAAAGTGTCAAGACCTTCACACACAGCATTTATCTCAAGGGGCTTGCAGTGATCCCCTCTGATCTCATATCATTCCAACACAGTGAATGCGGTAAAACATTAATTCATAATGGCAATCTTCAGACACAAATGTTGACCAAttcaaatatcagaccacataAATGTGAAGAATGTGGCGATCTTAAAAATCACATATTGACCCATTCAGAGATCAGACCCCATAAATGCGGCAAATGCGGTAAAATATCTGAAAGGCAGGGCCATGTACTAaaccatatgttgatccatgCTTGTgccagaccacatgaatgtaaagagtttGGTCAGACATTCACACAGAAGGGCAGTCTTAAAAAGCACATGACCCATTCAGAGATAAGACCCCataaatgtaaagagtgtggtaaaacctTCACACAGGAGCGCTATCTTAAAAATCACATACTGACCCACTCAGAGATCAGACCCCATCAATGCGgggagtgtggtaaaacatttaaatgGAGGAGCCATTTACTCAgccatatgttgatccattctggtgtcagaccacatgaatgtaacgagtgtggtaaaacattcacacacaaGGGCAATCTTACAGAGCATATGATGACCCATTCAGAGATAAGACACCATCAATgtaaagaatgtggtaaaacattcacacagaaaCAACGTCTTAGAATGCACATGTTGATCCATTTTGGTATCAGAccacataaatgtaaagggtgtggtaaaacattcacacagaagGGACATCTTAAAacgcatatgttgatccattctggtgtcagacagcatgaatgtaaagagtgtggtaaaacattcacagagaaGGGCAGTCTTAAGAGGCACATATTGACCCATTCCGGTGAGAGACcccatgaatgtaaagagtgtggtaaaacattcacacagaagagtaatgttaaaaaacacaTGTTGGTCCATTCAGagatcagaccacatgaatgtaaattgtgtggtaaaacattcacagagaaGGGCAGTCTTAAGAGGCACATATTGACCCATTCTGGTGagagaccacatgaatgtacagAGTGTGGTCAAACATTCAGAGAGAAGGGCAGTCTTAAGAGGCACATATTGACCCATTCTGGTGagagaccacatgaatgtacagAGTGTGGTCAAACATTCACACGGAACCACTATCTTAGAAAGCATATGttaatccattctggtgtcaaacAGCATGAATGTACAGAGTGTGGCAAAACATTCACACGGAACCACTATCTTAGAATGCATATGttaatccattctggtgtcaaacagcatgaatgtaaagagtgtggtaaaacattcacagagaaGGGCAGTCTTAAGAGGCACATGTTGATCCATTCTAGTGagagaccacatgaatgtaaagagtgtggtcaaACATTCAGAGAGAAGGGCAGTCTTAAGAGCCACATGCTGACCCATTCTGGTGagagaccacatgaatgtacagagtgtggtaaaacattcacacggAACCACTATCTTAGAatgcatatgttgatccattctgttgtcagacaaaatgaatgtacagagtgtggtaaaacattcacacggAACCACTATCTTAGAATGCATATGTTGATTCATTCTGATGTCAGATAA
- the LOC139116725 gene encoding zinc finger protein 665-like isoform X3 produces the protein MKSEEIMIKDCLLSELEHCERTNCNGGGGGSAFNNNCGGPQACQEYSEIFKSLKHLDKMHELVKPIETLTERMCQQYQDNTLSMKDASIIVQSIMQHGFITLEYDMSNRENSNEDLTPRYEGDHIEDRILHKDSFHMVECNSRNGDNCDGEISTECSKIYMKNSNDGADSLNHSGAQESECEESVKTFTHSIYLKGLAVIPSDLISFQHSECGKTLIHNGNLQTQMLTNSNIRPHKCEECGDLKNHILTHSEIRPHKCGKCGKISERQGHVLNHMLIHACARPHECKEFGQTFTQKGSLKKHMTHSEIRPHKCKECGKTFTQERYLKNHILTHSEIRPHQCGECGKTFKWRSHLLSHMLIHSGVRPHECNECGKTFTHKGNLTEHMMTHSEIRHHQCKECGKTFTQKQRLRMHMLIHFGIRPHKCKGCGKTFTQKGHLKTHMLIHSGVRQHECKECGKTFTEKGSLKRHILTHSGERPHECKECGKTFTQKSNVKKHMLVHSEIRPHECKLCGKTFTEKGSLKRHILTHSGERPHECTECGQTFREKGSLKRHILTHSGERPHECTECGQTFTRNHYLRKHMLIHSGVKQHECTECGKTFTRNHYLRMHMLIHSGVKQHECKECGKTFTEKGSLKRHMLIHSSERPHECKECGQTFREKGSLKSHMLTHSGERPHECTECGKTFTRNHYLRMHMLIHSVVRQNECTECGKTFTRNHYLRMHMLIHSDVR, from the exons aatattctgaaattttcaaatctctAAAACATTTGGACAAAATGCATGAACTAGTGAAACCAATAGAGACACTGACTGAAAGGATGTGCCAACAATATCAAGACAATACATTATCAATGAAAG ATGCATCAATTATTGTACAGAGCATCATGCAACATGGCTTTATAACATTGGAATATGACATGTCCAACCGGGAGAACAGCAATGAAGACCTGACTCCAAGATATGAGGGCGATCATATTGAAGACCGAATTTTACACAAAGACTCCTTCCATATGGTTGAGTGCAATTCTCGTAATGGGGACAACTGTGATGGTGAAATCAGCACTGAGTGCAGTAAAATTTATATGAAAAACAGCAATGATGGAGCAGATAGCTTGAACCATTCAGGAGCACAAGAAAGTGAATGTGAAGAAAGTGTCAAGACCTTCACACACAGCATTTATCTCAAGGGGCTTGCAGTGATCCCCTCTGATCTCATATCATTCCAACACAGTGAATGCGGTAAAACATTAATTCATAATGGCAATCTTCAGACACAAATGTTGACCAAttcaaatatcagaccacataAATGTGAAGAATGTGGCGATCTTAAAAATCACATATTGACCCATTCAGAGATCAGACCCCATAAATGCGGCAAATGCGGTAAAATATCTGAAAGGCAGGGCCATGTACTAaaccatatgttgatccatgCTTGTgccagaccacatgaatgtaaagagtttGGTCAGACATTCACACAGAAGGGCAGTCTTAAAAAGCACATGACCCATTCAGAGATAAGACCCCataaatgtaaagagtgtggtaaaacctTCACACAGGAGCGCTATCTTAAAAATCACATACTGACCCACTCAGAGATCAGACCCCATCAATGCGgggagtgtggtaaaacatttaaatgGAGGAGCCATTTACTCAgccatatgttgatccattctggtgtcagaccacatgaatgtaacgagtgtggtaaaacattcacacacaaGGGCAATCTTACAGAGCATATGATGACCCATTCAGAGATAAGACACCATCAATgtaaagaatgtggtaaaacattcacacagaaaCAACGTCTTAGAATGCACATGTTGATCCATTTTGGTATCAGAccacataaatgtaaagggtgtggtaaaacattcacacagaagGGACATCTTAAAacgcatatgttgatccattctggtgtcagacagcatgaatgtaaagagtgtggtaaaacattcacagagaaGGGCAGTCTTAAGAGGCACATATTGACCCATTCCGGTGAGAGACcccatgaatgtaaagagtgtggtaaaacattcacacagaagagtaatgttaaaaaacacaTGTTGGTCCATTCAGagatcagaccacatgaatgtaaattgtgtggtaaaacattcacagagaaGGGCAGTCTTAAGAGGCACATATTGACCCATTCTGGTGagagaccacatgaatgtacagAGTGTGGTCAAACATTCAGAGAGAAGGGCAGTCTTAAGAGGCACATATTGACCCATTCTGGTGagagaccacatgaatgtacagAGTGTGGTCAAACATTCACACGGAACCACTATCTTAGAAAGCATATGttaatccattctggtgtcaaacAGCATGAATGTACAGAGTGTGGCAAAACATTCACACGGAACCACTATCTTAGAATGCATATGttaatccattctggtgtcaaacagcatgaatgtaaagagtgtggtaaaacattcacagagaaGGGCAGTCTTAAGAGGCACATGTTGATCCATTCTAGTGagagaccacatgaatgtaaagagtgtggtcaaACATTCAGAGAGAAGGGCAGTCTTAAGAGCCACATGCTGACCCATTCTGGTGagagaccacatgaatgtacagagtgtggtaaaacattcacacggAACCACTATCTTAGAatgcatatgttgatccattctgttgtcagacaaaatgaatgtacagagtgtggtaaaacattcacacggAACCACTATCTTAGAATGCATATGTTGATTCATTCTGATGTCAGATAA